In a single window of the Lineus longissimus chromosome 4, tnLinLong1.2, whole genome shotgun sequence genome:
- the LOC135486597 gene encoding cytochrome P450 3A11-like, which yields MEILGLVEAPTWILVVFSLLLGLYFYYRCYFLYIDRCGFTGPFPLPLIGTMYRMRGKTLLELELELYNQYKDKGVCRTFIFHTPFISVVDPELMKEILVKRFNDFPNRLVFDFNTPEFERAMTNLQNDHWKHIRSIASPTFTSGKLKNMMRLVKSASNSFQQGMAEKVAKGENVDLKDATGAYTMDVIASTMFGIQIDSQKDPDDPFVKNARKIFNISLGNWKFVLILLFPQLGPVMKKLGFYLFEKDIVDFFVGVVDQVMKERKEGKETYVDFMQLMVNEEVGDDAIDRETSLPTGTKWKWSSKGILRKEILANAVVFFIAGYDTTATTLAILAYNLAMNPEIQDKVIAEIDQEIGDKEVTYESAQRLTYLEMALSESLRMYPPAIRFDRVANHDVTINGIIFPKGVSVGFPIYGIHHDPEIWPNPFKFDPERFTAEEKASRNPYHYMPFGSGQRACIGMRLAVMEIKVALATFYAKNKFVKCDQTPEKLEFKSLGLLQFKDPVIVGLESRK from the exons ATGGAGATTCTAGGACTGGTGGAGGCTCCTACTTGGATCCTTGTGGTCTTCAGTCTCCTGCTTGGGCTCTATTT TTATTATCGCTGTTACTTTTTGTACATTGACCGATGTGGCTTCACTGGGCCTTTCCCTCTTCCCTTGATAGGTACCATGTACCGCATGCGAGGG AAAACGCTTTTAGAACTTGAGTTGGAACTCTATAATCAGTACAAGGACAAGGGAGTTTGCAG AACGTTCATCTTTCACACCCCATTCATCAGTGTGGTTGACCCTGAGTTGATGAAGGAGATCTTAGTGAAGAGATTCAACGACTTTCCTAATCGTCTG GTCTTTGATTTTAATACTCCCGAGTTCGAACGTGCCATGACAAATCTGCAGAACGATCACTGGAAACACATCCGTAGCATCGCATCACCTACCTTCACTTCAGGGAAACTGAAAAAT ATGATGCGCTTGGTGAAGAGCGCGTCCAATTCATTTCAACAAGGGATGGCAGAAAAGGTGGCGAAAGGAGAGAATGTTGACCTTAAAGA TGCAACGGGAGCTTATACGATGGACGTCATTGCCAGTACAATGTTTGGCATACAGATCGACTCGCAGAAGGATCCTGACGACCCTTTCGTTAAGAACGCCAGGAAGATATTCAATATCAGTCTTGGTAACTGGAAATTTGTTCTGATTC TTCTCTTCCCTCAGTTGGGGCCTGTGATGAAGAAACTTGGGTTCTACCTTTTCGAAAAAGATATCGTCGATTTCTTCGTTGGGGTAGTGGATCAGGTGATGAAAGAACGAAAGGAAGGGAAGGAG ACGTATGTTGACTTCATGCAACTGATGGTCAATGAAGAAGTCGGCGATGATGCGATCGACAGAGAGACATCATTACCAACAGGCACCAAGTGGAAATGGAGTTCGAAAG GCATTCTACGTAAGGAGATTCTGGCGAACGCGGTGGTTTTTTTCATTGCGGGATATGATACCACAGCCACGACTCTTGCCATCTTGGCCTACAACCTTGCCATGAACCCGGAGATACAGGATAAAGTCATCGCCGAAATTGATCAGGAGATTGGAGACAAG GAAGTGACCTACGAATCAGCCCAGCGGCTGACGTACCTCGAAATGGCATTGTCGGAGTCATTACGCATGTATCCACCAGCTATTCG ATTTGACCGCGTGGCCAACCATGATGTGACCATCAATGGCATTATCTTCCCCAAGGGTGTCAGTGTGGGCTTCCCCATCTACGGAATACACCATGACCCGGAGATTTGGCCAAATCCCTTCAAATTCGACCCTGAAAG ATTCACGGCAGAGGAAAAGGCATCTCGGAACCCCTATCACTACATGCCATTTGGCTCCGGCCAGAGGGCATGCATCGGAATGAGACTGGCTGTGATGGAGATCAAGGTTGCCCTGGCAACATTCTATGCCAAGAACAAATTCGTCAAATGTGACCAAACCCCG gAAAAGTTGGAGTTCAAGTCGCTTGGTTTACTACAGTTCAAGGACCCTGTAATAGTTGGGCTTGAATCCAGGAAATAG